CTGGATCCCGGTCGACCATGTAGAGGAACTTGTTCAGCAGGTACTTGCTCATGCCGCCGGCGCTCCGTTCGGGTACCAGGTGAAGTACGCCTCCATGGTGTGGAACAGATCGAGGGTGTCGACGTGGTCGGCCTTCGCGCCGGCCCCGGCCACGCCCATCATGAGCATGAAGTCCATGAAGCCGTGGGTGGCGTTGCCGGGTGAGTGCAGGCTGTCCAGGGTGACCTCACGCAGGCACCCGTCGAGGTCGCCATTGGCGATCCACTCGACCGCCCGCTGGTCGAACTCCGGGTCCGGGCCGTGCGGGCCGAACTGCCGCGGCCCGCCCAGTTCGAGCGAGAGGTGGCCGGTGCCGATGATGGCCACCCGCAGGTGCGACGGCCACGACTCGACGATCTCCCGGATCGCCGCGCCCAACTGGACGAAGCGCTTCGGCTGCGGCAGGGGCGGCGCGAAGATGTTCGTGTAGATCGGCACGATCGGCAGGTCGGCCTCGGGCCGCAACGTGATGATCGGGCAGGTGATGCTGTGGTCGATCCGCAGCTCGTTGCTGAACGCGAGGTCGAAGCCGGCGTCGAGACCCGCCCGCAGGATGTGCCCGGAGAGGTCCTCCTGACCCTTGAGCAGCATCCGGGGCAGACCGAACTCGCGCTCCTCGTTGTACCAGTTGGCGTCGTAGCTGGGCGCCTTGCCGACCAGGAACTGCGGCATGTTGTCCAGCCAGAGCTGGTGGAAGTGGTCTGAGCCGACCATCACCAGCACGTCGGGCCTGGCCCGCGTCAACGTCTCACGGAAGGCCAGGATCTTGCTGGTCCACTCGTCGGCGAACGGGGGCCGGTCCTCGCCCGTGGCCGTGCTGGCCCGGTAGTAGAAGGGGTGGTGGGTGGAGGCGATGACCGCGACGACGGTTGCCATGCCACTCCTTTCGCTGCAGCAGGGGGGTCAGGGTTCGTAGACGGCGTTGCGGTCCACGGTGCGGTAGATGTCCATGCCGAGCGGCCGGCGTCGCTCCTCGGCGAGGTGCCCGAGCAGCCCGGCCGCGCGGGCCAGCAGGGCGAAACCGCGCAGCATCTCGACGGGGAGACCGAGGTCGGCGAGCGCCGCGCCGCAGACGCCGGCGCCGTTGAGCGGCAGGGTACGGCCGAGCACCTGCGGGTGCACCCGTCCGATCGCTTCGAACAGCCGGAGGTGAGGGCCGTACAGGCCCTCCTCGGTGGCGATCCGGATCAGTACGGGAGTGCGCGGGTCCTGCTCCTTGTGCACGGGGTGCCCGAGCCCGGGGACCAGCCGGCGCTCCTGCTTGGCCCGGGTGACGGCGTCGAGTGCCACCGCGTCGTAGTCGGTGACCTCGCCGGCCTGCGCGAGCGTGTCGGCGAGGAAGCGTCCACAGTCCTCGGTGACGCCGAGGAAGCGGGAGCCACCGCCGAGCAGGCCCGCGGCGAGTGCGCCCTGCAGCGACTCGGGCGCGGAGAGGTAGGTCAGCCGGGCCGCGATCGCCGTCGGGGTGAAGCCGTGGTCGGCGAGCGCCACCAGCACCGCCTCGAACACCCGTACCTCGCCCGGGGTGGGACGGCGGCCGGCGACCAGCCAGTACGCCAGCTCGCCGAAGCCGACCTTGCCCATCAGGTCGTTGGCCAGGTCCTGTCCGAGCAGCGAGATGGTGGTCGGGTCGGACGTGCCGATCCCGGTCGGGAAGCTCAGTTCTTCAGCCACGCGCGGATCTCCTCGCCGTGTTCGTCGAGCCCGGGCGGCGGCAGCTCGTACCGGGCCGGGGTGTCGGAGAAGGTGATGGGGTTGCGGACCCCCGGCACGTCACCGACGGCGACCACCGGGTCCAGCCCCAACTCCTGGGCGAGCGCCACGCCGCCGTCGATGGTGTTGATCGGCGCGCAGGGGACACCTGCGGCGAGCAGGTCCCGGAACCACTCGTCCTTGGTGCGCTTGGCGAGCCGTTCGACGAGCAGGGGCCGCAACTGCTCGCGATTGGCCGTGCGGTCCTGGTTGCGCCCGAAGCGCGGGTCGTCGGGGAGGGTGGGCAGGTCGAGCACCTGGCAGAGCTTGCGGAACTGCCCGTCGTTGCCGGCGATGACGATCAGCTCGCCGTCCGCGGTGGGCATCGGCTCGTACGGGAAGAGGCTGGGGTGCGCGTTGCCCATCCGGAACGGGACGGTGCCGCCGGCGACGTAGCCGCTGGAGTGGTTGACCAGTCCGGACAGCGCGGAGCTGAGCAGGTTGACCTCGACGTGCTGACCCTGCCCGGTCGTGTCGCGGTGGTGCAGCGCGGCGAGGATGCCGATGCTCGCGTGCAGGCCGGCCATCACGTCGAAGACGGAGATGCCGGCCCGGTACGGCGAGCCGTCCGGGTCACCGGTGAGGCTCATCAGCCCGGAGATCGCCTGCACCATCAGGTCGTAGCCGGGGAAGTCCCTGCCGGCGCCGGTGCCGAACCCGCTGATGCTCGCGTACACGATCTTCTCGTTGCCGGCGGTGACGCTGTCGTAGTCGAGGCCGAACCGGGCGAGGCCGCCGGGCCGGAAGTTCTCGATCATCACGTCGGCGCGGCGGGCCAGCTCCTGTGCGGCCGCCAGGTCGTCCGGGTCCTTGAGGTCGAGGGCGATGGACCGCTTGTTGCGGTTGATGCCGAGGTAGTACGTCGAGACGCCGTCGCGGGTGGGCGGCATCCAGGTGCGGGTGTCGTCGCCACCGGGGCTCTCCACCTTGATCACCTGCGCGCCCAGGTCTGCGAGGAGCATCGTCGCGTACGGCCCGGCGAGGATCCGGGAGAAGTCCGCGACGAGCAGGCCGGCCAGCGGCCCCGTCGAATGCTGCACCATGTTTCCGCCCGTTCTGCGGACACCTGTCCGCCGAAACAGCTTGCGTCACCGCACGGGGGCTGTCAACGGCCGGTTCACCGCACCGAAACACGCCCTTGACACGAATCGTGACCGGTACCACACTTGCGCCACTCGGGCTGGCCGCACAGCGGACAACGGTCCGGATCCCTCGTACCCGAAAGGAATGGGTGGCGATGAGCGCAACCGACCGGCCGGTGGTCTTCCGCAACGGCCTGGTTCTCACCATGGACGACGCACACACGGTGCTGCCCGGCGCCGACGTGCTGGTCATCGGCGACCGGATCGCGGAGGTCGGCGTCGGCCTCACCGCTCCCGACGACGCCCTGGAGATCGACGCCACCGACGGCATCCTCATGCCCGGAATGGTGGACACCCACCGGCACATGTGGCAGACCGCCATGCGCGGGTACGGCGCCGACTGGACCCTGACGCAGTACTTCGTCTGGTACTACCTGGAGTCCGGCAAGCTGTTCCGGCCCGAGGACGTGTACGCCGGCAACCTGCTCGGCGCCATCGAGGCGATCGACGCGGGCGTCACGACCACCGTCGACTGGTCGCACGGCCTGCAGACACCCGACCACGCCGACGCGGCTGTCGACGCCCTCGAGGCGGTGCCCGGACGGTTCGTGCTCGCCTACGGCAACATCCAGCAGGGTCCGTGGGAGTGGGCCGCCTCGCCGGAGTTCCGCGACTTCCACCGTCGCCGGATCGACGGCGGCAAGCTGGCCGGCTTCCAGATGGCGTTCGACGTCACCGGCGATCCCGCCTTCCCGGAGCGGGCCGCCTTCGAGGTGGCTCGGGAACTGGGCGCTGCGGTGACCACGCACGCCGGTGTGTGGGGCGCCACCAACGACGACGGCATCCGACTGATGCACGAGCACGGCTTCATGAACCCCTCGACCGTCTACGTGCACGCCGCGACGCTCACCCACGACTCGTACAACCGGATCGCCGCCACCGGCGGCTCCGTCTCCGTCTCGACCGAGAGTGAGCAGAGCGCCGGGCAGGGCTACCCGCCCACCTGGCAGCTGCGCCACCACGACATCCCGGTGTCGCTCTCCATGGACACCAGCGTGTGGTGGAGCGGGGATCTCTTCTCGGCGATGCGGAGCACGCTCGGCGCCGACCGGTCCCGGGAGCACCTGGAGGCGCACGCCAAGCAGGACACCATCACCCACTGCCACCTGCGGGCCGAGCAGGTCGTCGAGTGGGCCACCCGGGGCGGTGCCCGCGCCCTCGGCATGGACTCCACGATCGGCGCCCTCACCCCAGGCCGGCAGGCCGACGTCGTCCTGATCAAGAACGACGCCTCGCCGGTGATGTTCCCGATCCTGAACCCGCACGGTCACGTCGTCTTCCAGGCCCAACGCGGCGACGTGCACACCGTGCTGGTGGGCGGTCGGGTGGTCAAGCGCGACGGCCGCCTGGTCGACGTCGACCTCGCCGCCGCGCGGGCCAAGGTGGCCGCCACCATCGATCACCTCCGCGAGACCATGGGGGAGGAGGCGTGGCAGCGGGGCATGAACCCGGACATCCCCGAGACCGCGATCCTGGAGAACCCGTACCAGTACACCGAGTGGGACGCCGGCTCGGCGCAGTGGAAGCATTGAGCGCATGAGTGACAACGGAAGGGGCGCTGCACCCGACTTCATCGAGGCACTCGCCCG
The nucleotide sequence above comes from Micromonospora sp. NBC_00389. Encoded proteins:
- a CDS encoding extradiol ring-cleavage dioxygenase, whose protein sequence is MATVVAVIASTHHPFYYRASTATGEDRPPFADEWTSKILAFRETLTRARPDVLVMVGSDHFHQLWLDNMPQFLVGKAPSYDANWYNEEREFGLPRMLLKGQEDLSGHILRAGLDAGFDLAFSNELRIDHSITCPIITLRPEADLPIVPIYTNIFAPPLPQPKRFVQLGAAIREIVESWPSHLRVAIIGTGHLSLELGGPRQFGPHGPDPEFDQRAVEWIANGDLDGCLREVTLDSLHSPGNATHGFMDFMLMMGVAGAGAKADHVDTLDLFHTMEAYFTWYPNGAPAA
- a CDS encoding citryl-CoA lyase, giving the protein MAEELSFPTGIGTSDPTTISLLGQDLANDLMGKVGFGELAYWLVAGRRPTPGEVRVFEAVLVALADHGFTPTAIAARLTYLSAPESLQGALAAGLLGGGSRFLGVTEDCGRFLADTLAQAGEVTDYDAVALDAVTRAKQERRLVPGLGHPVHKEQDPRTPVLIRIATEEGLYGPHLRLFEAIGRVHPQVLGRTLPLNGAGVCGAALADLGLPVEMLRGFALLARAAGLLGHLAEERRRPLGMDIYRTVDRNAVYEP
- a CDS encoding CaiB/BaiF CoA transferase family protein, whose protein sequence is MVQHSTGPLAGLLVADFSRILAGPYATMLLADLGAQVIKVESPGGDDTRTWMPPTRDGVSTYYLGINRNKRSIALDLKDPDDLAAAQELARRADVMIENFRPGGLARFGLDYDSVTAGNEKIVYASISGFGTGAGRDFPGYDLMVQAISGLMSLTGDPDGSPYRAGISVFDVMAGLHASIGILAALHHRDTTGQGQHVEVNLLSSALSGLVNHSSGYVAGGTVPFRMGNAHPSLFPYEPMPTADGELIVIAGNDGQFRKLCQVLDLPTLPDDPRFGRNQDRTANREQLRPLLVERLAKRTKDEWFRDLLAAGVPCAPINTIDGGVALAQELGLDPVVAVGDVPGVRNPITFSDTPARYELPPPGLDEHGEEIRAWLKN
- a CDS encoding amidohydrolase family protein, which encodes MSATDRPVVFRNGLVLTMDDAHTVLPGADVLVIGDRIAEVGVGLTAPDDALEIDATDGILMPGMVDTHRHMWQTAMRGYGADWTLTQYFVWYYLESGKLFRPEDVYAGNLLGAIEAIDAGVTTTVDWSHGLQTPDHADAAVDALEAVPGRFVLAYGNIQQGPWEWAASPEFRDFHRRRIDGGKLAGFQMAFDVTGDPAFPERAAFEVARELGAAVTTHAGVWGATNDDGIRLMHEHGFMNPSTVYVHAATLTHDSYNRIAATGGSVSVSTESEQSAGQGYPPTWQLRHHDIPVSLSMDTSVWWSGDLFSAMRSTLGADRSREHLEAHAKQDTITHCHLRAEQVVEWATRGGARALGMDSTIGALTPGRQADVVLIKNDASPVMFPILNPHGHVVFQAQRGDVHTVLVGGRVVKRDGRLVDVDLAAARAKVAATIDHLRETMGEEAWQRGMNPDIPETAILENPYQYTEWDAGSAQWKH